In Nitrospirota bacterium, the following are encoded in one genomic region:
- a CDS encoding phenylacetate--CoA ligase family protein translates to MEDIFKCPVFEKYGTRESGVIACECSVHDGMHIFAEGVYLEFLKDGRQASSGEMGEIVVTDLFNYGMPLIRYKIGDVAVVTDRKCPCGSNLLLIDKIIGRDRDILIAQDGTPKPGYLFVEVVNKHNIPARCQFVQEDVDSLLVNIVKLNGFEERYLTIIESNCKKILGGSVNVKFIFMKDIPRESSGKFKYVYSTKSPFLKNNSN, encoded by the coding sequence TTGGAAGATATTTTTAAATGCCCCGTTTTTGAAAAGTATGGAACAAGAGAATCCGGTGTGATTGCCTGCGAGTGTTCCGTGCACGATGGAATGCACATTTTCGCCGAAGGTGTATACTTGGAATTTCTAAAAGACGGCAGACAGGCATCTTCTGGAGAAATGGGAGAAATTGTTGTAACCGATCTTTTTAATTATGGAATGCCATTAATACGATACAAGATAGGCGATGTAGCGGTTGTCACCGACAGAAAATGCCCCTGCGGCTCTAACCTGTTGCTGATCGATAAGATTATCGGCCGAGACAGGGATATCCTTATTGCTCAAGATGGTACCCCCAAACCAGGATATCTTTTTGTGGAGGTTGTAAATAAACACAATATCCCTGCGCGATGCCAGTTTGTCCAGGAGGATGTCGATAGTCTCCTGGTTAACATCGTTAAACTAAATGGATTTGAGGAGCGATATTTGACGATCATTGAAAGCAACTGCAAGAAAATCTTAGGCGGCAGTGTTAACGTCAAGTTTATATTTATGAAAGATATCCCGAGGGAGAGTTCAGGAAAGTTCAAATACGTTTATTCTACGAAAAGCCCTTTCTTGAAAAATAACTCAAACTAA